A genomic segment from Nicotiana sylvestris chromosome 1, ASM39365v2, whole genome shotgun sequence encodes:
- the LOC138889911 gene encoding uncharacterized protein, which translates to MAIDMNIQELLVIRDLDLLIHQVRLEWTTKNSKILPHLHHVRELRKRFTKTKFKHVSRIQNEFVDALATLSSMIQHPNKNFIDPILVKIHNQRAYCAHVEEEVDGKP; encoded by the coding sequence atggccattgacatgaacattcaagagctgctagtgattagAGAtttagacttgcttatacatcaggtacgattagaatggacgaccaagaactccaagatactcccacaTCTGCATCATGTAcgggaattgagaaagaggttcacgaagacgaaATTCAAGCATGTttccagaatccagaatgagttcgtcgatgcattagctaccctatcatctatgatacaacatcccaataagaatttcattgatcctattctggTGAAAATCCACAATCAGcgagcttactgtgcccatgttgaagaggaagtagacggaaagccttag